The nucleotide sequence CGCGCATGCGGAAACGGTGAACGTGTTCCAGCGTGCGCCCGAGCTCGCGCAATCCTATGCCCAGTCGTTCTGGCGGCTCTACCGGCAGGCCGGCGGCCTCTGACCCTTTCCGTCGGCGCCACGCGTGCCGGTGTGACCCTGCTTGCATCGGCGCGGCCGATGAACCATGCTCGTTGACAGGCGCCGACGCGGGTTTCGCGCATCCGGCGCAACGGCAGGGAGCCGATCGTGTTCGAGTGTTTTGCCGATCGCACCGATGCCGGCTGCCAGCTGGCCGGCGCATTGGGCGATTACGCGGGGCGCGGCGATGTCGTCGTGCTCGCGTTGCCGCGTGGCGGTGTGCCCGTCGCCTATCCGGTCGCGTGTGCGCTGCATGCACCGCTCGACGTGCTGGTCGTGCGCAAGCTCGGCGTGCCGTACGATCCCGAGCTCGCGATGGGCGCGATCGCGACGGGCGGGGCGATTCATCTGCAGCGTTCGGTGCTCCGCTCGATGAACGTGCCCGACGCCGAGCTCGCCGACGTGATCGCGCGCGAGACGGCCGAGCTGCATCGACGCGAAGCGCTGTACCGCGGCGCCGAGCCGCCGCTGCCGGTCGAAGGGCGCATTGCGATCGTCGTCGACGACGGCGTCGCGACCGGCGCGTCGATGCGTGTCGCGCTGCAGGCGTTACGCGAGCGTCATCCGGCGCGGATCATCGCGGCTGCACCGGTCGCGCCGGCAGGTACACGGCACGTGTTCGACGATCTGGCCGACGCGTTCGTCACGGTGATGCTGCCGCTGGTGTTCTTCGGGATCAGCCAGTTCTACGCGCGCTTCGAGCAGACGAGTGACGACGAGGTGCGCGCGTTGCTCGACGCGGCGCGGCGCTGATTCGGCATCACGTCCGCCGGATGCGGCGCGGGCGAGGGCGGCGGGCTTCGGCCCACGCGAACACGCGCTGCAGCATCGGATGCACGTCCCCGTGCCAGCGTGCCCCCGTAAACAGCCCGTAGTGATCGCAGTCGTCGATGTCGATGCGAAAGCGCTCGTCGTCGGCGAGGCCGCTGCACAGGTCGAGCGCCGCATGTGTCTGGCCGGCGCCCGTGACCTTGTCGCATGCGCCTTCGACGGTCAGCAGGACGATGCCGCGCATAGCCGCCGGCTCGACGCGCTGGCCGCCCACGTCCCACGTGCCGAGCGCGAGGCTCATGCGCTGGAACACGATGTCGACCGTATCCAGGAAATACTCGGCCGGCATGTCGAGCAGCGCCGTGTATTCGAGCAGCGCGCGCCGCGCGCCGGCGAGTCCGGTCATGTCGAAGCGCGACGCGGCCAGCGCGTACGCTTCGATCAGCGACAGGAAGCGCTGCGGGTACACGAGCGCGATCTCGCCCTGTTGCAGATAGGTGGGAAACACGTGGCGGCCGTGCCCCGCGAAACCAGGTGGCACGACGTCGATCAGGTGGCGGCGGCACCAGCCGAGCGAATGGGCGGCAGCGGCGGTGCCGAGCGCACTCGGATTCCGGCGCGCGTCGAGCGGGCCGCCGATCAGCGTGACGCTCGCGGGCGAGGGGAGACCGCGCGCCGCCCGCAGCGCGAGCGCGCCGAGCGCCGGCACGGTCGCCTGGCACACGGCGACGACATGCAGCGGCCGGTCGTCGTGCGCGAGCCCGTCGACGAAGCCGTCGAGCGTCGCGACGTACTCGTCGAGCCCGAAACGGCCCGACGCGAGCGGCACGTCGCGCGCATTGCGCCAGTCGGTCACGCAGACATCGCCGTCCGCGAGCAGCGTCTCGACGGTTTCCCGCATCATCACGGCCGCGTGCCCGGCGAGCGGCGCGCACAGCAGCACCGTGCGCTGCGCGTCGGCCCGCGTGAAGCGCCGCAGGTCGCAGAACGGCGTGCGCGCGACGACGCGCTCGCCGAGCGCCGGCCATCCGATGTCGAAGTGCGGGGGGCCGTCCGGCGGCCCGAGCAGCGGCTCGAACAGGTCGTCGTAGCACGACGACGCCGCGTGCGGCAGCGTGGCCGCGGGCCACGCGTCGAACGCGTGCCGCGTCGCCGCGCGCCACGCGCGCATCCATTCCCGCTGCTGCTCGACGAGGGCATACCACATGGCGAACCTTGGGGCGGAAGGGGGGTGAACTTGCATTATGGTCACTGTGGCCGGACATCGTGAGTCCCGCGCGCGGCGGGTTGATGCGCATCGGGCGCACGGGCGCGAAGGCCGGCCGAGCACGTTCCGCCATTCGGCAAACGCGGTCGCGCAGCCGGCCCCCGCTCGTTGCGGGCGGGAACGGGCCCTAGGCGATGCCGCGCGACGCTGCTACAGTCGTCGCTCCCATTCCCCTCAAGCGGAGCGTTCGCGATGAAGCTGATCGGCATGCTGGATTCCCCGTTCGTGCGTCGGGTCGCCATTTCGGCGAAACTGCTCGACCTCCCGTTCGAACACGAGTCGATCTCGGTGTTCCGTCATTTCGAGCAGTTCAGGGCGACCAACCCGGTCGTCAAGGCGCCGACGCTCGTGACCGACGACGGCGCGACGCTGCTCGATTCGTCATTGATCGTCGACTATCTCGATCATCTGGTCGCGCCCGAGCGGCGCTTGCTGCCCGATGCCGCCGATGCTCGGCTGCGCGCGCTCGTGCCGGTCGGCTTCGCGCTGGCGGCCGCCGAGAAGACCGTGCAGGTCGTCTACGAGCAGGCGCTGCGTCCGGCCGACAAGCAGCATGCGCCGTGGCTCGAGCGCGTGCTGAGCCAGATCGAGGGCGCATACGGCGCCCTGGAGCCGCTCGTCGCGGCCGCGAACGGCTGGTTCGGCGGCGCGCGCCTGCTGCAGTCCGACGTGACGGTCGCGGTCGCATGGCGCTTCACGCAGTTCATGGCGGCCGACTACCCGGTGCTCGCGCGGATCGATCCGGCCCGTTATCCGGCACTGGCTGCGCATTCGGCGCGGGCGGAAGCGCTGCCGGCGTTCGTCGAAACACCGCTCGTCTAGGCGTCGAGGCGACCCGCGGCGGGGCCCCGCGCCGCGGCCCGTTGCCCGCCCAGCCTTGTCAGGCAAGGTGTTGTCGATTGTTCTCGGCGGCTGACAAGTGACTTCGCATTCGCGCTGTTTATCCGGACGCGGCCGATCCCTAGAATCCACTCCATCGAATGACGCCTTGCCTGATGGAGCCGCAGATGAAAGCCCTGATCGAATCGAGCCTGTACCACCCGTCCCTCGTGTTGCCGCTTGCCGCGCTGACGCAGTTGATGGTCGAGCGCGATTTCAATCTCGGTCAGGTCGGGCTGATCGTCGCGGCGCGCGGTGCGCAGGCCGCCGTGTCGCGCTCGCGAGCGCTGATTTTCTGCCGCCACTGCGAAGCGCAGGCATGAGCGCACCGGCGTCGAATGGATGAAAAAAAGCCCGGCCGGCGCAAGCCGGTCGGGCGGATCGGGTTCGATCGGGCCCCGGCTTCGGCCGGGGCTTTTTCATGGGTGACGCTCAGGCGCGTGCCGGCGACCCGACGCTGTAGATATCCGCTTCGTCGTCCTCGCGCATCTGGCGCACGAGCTGGTGGGCTTCGCGGCGCGACGCGACGGCCGGCGGCGAGCCCTTGAGCGGCTGGCGCGCGGTTTCGGCGAGCGCGACGACCGACACGATGCCGATCACGGCGGCGCCCATCATGTAGTACGCGGGCATCATCAGGTTGTGCGTGACGTCGACCAGCCAGGCGGTCACGAGCGGCGTCGTGCCGCCGAACAGCGACACCGACACGTTGAAGCCGATCGCGAGCGCGCCGTAGCGGATCTCGGTCGGGAACAGCGCCGGCAGCGCCGACGGCATCACGCCGGTAAAGCACGACAGCAGCACGCCGAGGATCAGCAGGCCGCCGAACACCGACGCCGTGGTGCCCGCATGGATCAGCATCATCGACGGGATCGACAGCGCGAGCAGGCCGACGCAGCCGGCGAGCATCACGGGCTTGCGGCCGACCTTGTCCGACAGGCGGCCGGCGGCGAGCGTCAGCGGCATCATCAGCACCATCACGATCAGCACGAGCACGAGGCTATGCGATTCGTCGAAGTGCAGCGTCGACGACATGAAGCTCGGCAGGTACGACAGCACCATGTAGTCGGTCACGTTGAAGATCAGCACGAGGCCGACGCACAGCAGCAGGGCGCGCCAGTTGCGCATCAGCGTTTCGCGGAAGCGCGCCTTCGGCACGGCCTTGTCCTGCGCTTCGCGCTCTTCGGCCTGGCGCTTGAACGCGGGCGTTTCCTCGAGCCGCATCCGGATGTAGAGGCCGATCAGGCCGAGCGGGCCGGCGATCAGGAACGGCACGCGCCAGCCCCACGACAGCAGCGCTTCCTGCGACAGCGACGCGGTGAGCAGCGCGACGACGCCCGCGCCCATCACGT is from Burkholderia sp. HI2500 and encodes:
- a CDS encoding phosphoribosyltransferase, with the translated sequence MFECFADRTDAGCQLAGALGDYAGRGDVVVLALPRGGVPVAYPVACALHAPLDVLVVRKLGVPYDPELAMGAIATGGAIHLQRSVLRSMNVPDAELADVIARETAELHRREALYRGAEPPLPVEGRIAIVVDDGVATGASMRVALQALRERHPARIIAAAPVAPAGTRHVFDDLADAFVTVMLPLVFFGISQFYARFEQTSDDEVRALLDAARR
- a CDS encoding polyhydroxyalkanoate depolymerase translates to MWYALVEQQREWMRAWRAATRHAFDAWPAATLPHAASSCYDDLFEPLLGPPDGPPHFDIGWPALGERVVARTPFCDLRRFTRADAQRTVLLCAPLAGHAAVMMRETVETLLADGDVCVTDWRNARDVPLASGRFGLDEYVATLDGFVDGLAHDDRPLHVVAVCQATVPALGALALRAARGLPSPASVTLIGGPLDARRNPSALGTAAAAHSLGWCRRHLIDVVPPGFAGHGRHVFPTYLQQGEIALVYPQRFLSLIEAYALAASRFDMTGLAGARRALLEYTALLDMPAEYFLDTVDIVFQRMSLALGTWDVGGQRVEPAAMRGIVLLTVEGACDKVTGAGQTHAALDLCSGLADDERFRIDIDDCDHYGLFTGARWHGDVHPMLQRVFAWAEARRPRPRRIRRT
- a CDS encoding glutathione S-transferase family protein, with amino-acid sequence MKLIGMLDSPFVRRVAISAKLLDLPFEHESISVFRHFEQFRATNPVVKAPTLVTDDGATLLDSSLIVDYLDHLVAPERRLLPDAADARLRALVPVGFALAAAEKTVQVVYEQALRPADKQHAPWLERVLSQIEGAYGALEPLVAAANGWFGGARLLQSDVTVAVAWRFTQFMAADYPVLARIDPARYPALAAHSARAEALPAFVETPLV
- the proP gene encoding glycine betaine/L-proline transporter ProP, giving the protein MTLTATHVSPTAASSTASSSGEAPLVADDITVVDQSLLKRAVSAMAIGNAMEWFDFGVYSYIAVTLGKVFFPSSSPSAQLLATFGTFAAAFLVRPLGGMVFGPLGDRIGRQRVLAATMIMMAVGTFAIGLIPSYASIGIMAPVLLLVARLVQGFSTGGEYGGAATFIAEFSTDKRRGFMGSFLEFGTLIGYVMGAGVVALLTASLSQEALLSWGWRVPFLIAGPLGLIGLYIRMRLEETPAFKRQAEEREAQDKAVPKARFRETLMRNWRALLLCVGLVLIFNVTDYMVLSYLPSFMSSTLHFDESHSLVLVLIVMVLMMPLTLAAGRLSDKVGRKPVMLAGCVGLLALSIPSMMLIHAGTTASVFGGLLILGVLLSCFTGVMPSALPALFPTEIRYGALAIGFNVSVSLFGGTTPLVTAWLVDVTHNLMMPAYYMMGAAVIGIVSVVALAETARQPLKGSPPAVASRREAHQLVRQMREDDEADIYSVGSPARA